A stretch of DNA from Aciduliprofundum sp. MAR08-339:
AATCCCTCTATAATCCCAAGACCATTATAGGCGTATCCCAAACTTTCAGTATCAGATTCCTGCTCTGCGAATTTTACCGCCTCAAGCATGTATTCTTTTGCATCTTCAGTGTTTCCTTTTTTCATATTGATTATTCCAAGAACATAATATGCCTGTGATATGATCTTTTTATTTTCTATTTTTGTTATTTTCTTTAACACCTCTTTAATAATTTTTGAAGCCTCTGTATATTTTCCCTTTTTACCAAGAATATCTGCGATTTTCACAGATACTTTAGCGTTGAATTCAACATCTCCTTTATGGGAAAGGGATCTTGCTTTTTTGTAGTTTTCCAAAGCCTCCTCCCACATACCAGCAAAATCATATGTATCTCCAATTATACCGTAAAGTTGCCATTCCTGCTCCTTTGTGAGATCATCGTATCTGTTTAAAATATACTGGGCAAGTTTTCTTATCTCTCCTCCCCTTTTAAAGAGATATTTTTCGTAATTTTCTTCTAAGAGCATTGTTGCTCTCATAGTTTTTCCAGCACGGGCATAATGATAAACGGCCTCGAGAACATCTTTGTCTTCGTAGTACTTTGCTGCCATAATATGATAGGCCTCTCTCTTTCTCTCTGTCAGATGCTCATATACAAAGTTTCTAATGCTTCTATGAGTTGAAAGAGTCTCATATTCCATTTCAACAAGTATATTTTTGTTTATCAGAGAATATATTGTTTGATATTCAATGTTGTTTAGGAGAAGCATACTCAGTTTGAATTTCTTTCTTAAAACGGAAATGAAACTCAAAGCTTCAGCCTCTGCCTTGTCTAAACTTTTAAGAATACCCTCAAATATAAATTTTCTTACCATTCCATAATTACCATTGCTCAATATTTTGAGTATAAGTGGATTTGCTCCATATTTTGATAGAACCTCTAAGGCATCATCCTTGGAGAATCCCTTTTGAATGAGCATTTTTAATGCATCTCTCTCATCAATCTCTCCTAATTTTATCTCTTCTACATACTCAAGTTTTGATATGGGTACAACATCCTCTATTTTGGTTCCACTCAATATTACTCTAAAATCTTTACTTGAATCCACCATATCTACAATTTTTCTTATAAAATTCTTTGAGTTCTCGTCACAGTTTTCAACATTATCGAATATAAAAATTTCATTTTTGAGAGATTCCCTGATCAATAGTAATATGTTGTTCCACTCATATTTTCTGTCCTCTGAGAATGGCAATTGTTTTAGATATCGCTCCATTTTTGGAGCACCTATTTTCGATAAAAACTTTGATATTTTATGTGCTATATTTTCCACTCCACCCCAACTCTCAATTTTTATGAATAACACATCCCTATCTTTAAGGTATTCTTTAACGAATTTTAGTAAAAGTGTGGTTTTACCAATACCTGAAATCCCGGCCATAAGGAGAATTTTCTTATTGGAATTTATCCAATTTCTCAAAATTTTTAATTCCTCCTCTCTTCCATAGAAATCTCTAAGAATTAAGTTTTCGTCAATGCTGTGATATGCGCCACCTATTTTTTTATTCAGGTATATTAAATTTAAATTTTTGTTTTTGTCAAGATTTAGGGCACACTGAATAAACGATAGATTGTATTTATCACATGCGTCCTTTAAAATCATAGGTTCTCTCTCACCCGACGGTTTTATAACCGTTATTTTAAGTTTTTTTAAGTCCCTTTTTATTTTATTTGATTCTTCCATACCTCTTTCTGTAAGAAAATATACTGTTCTTTTATTTCTTAGCCCATTCACATGCAATTTTTTAGATCTTACAAAACCCGAAACCATAAGTTTTTTGATCTCCCTTGGAACGTTATTTCTACCTATGCCAATGGCCTTGGCAATACCGTCCTGTGTAACCGATTTTGGAGCGAGAATATCATCTATATCTTTTGAATACTGAGATAAATGAAGTAATATTTTCTGCCTATTGTTGAGATACCCCCGCGTCATTCATTAACAAATAGAATGGAAATAGTATAAATTTTTTTTCATGTTTAAACAAGTAAAAATTTAATTACCTTAAAGTTATGTGTTTTTGGATGAGTAACGAAGATTATCCTGCCACAGCATTCGCCCTCACATTGATTGGGGCAATACTCTCTATGATATATGGCTTTGTTTACGTAGTAATTGGTATCTATGTAGTTGTGGGGTTCTCCATGATTGATCCGAGACTTGCTTGGTATGGAAGTGTGTGTCTCATACAGGCGGTAATAGGGGGCGTACTGGGATTCATCGGAGCCTTCATGATGAAGGATCCGGATAAGGTGCATACTGGTGGTGTGCTGGCCATAATTTCTGCGTTTCTGAGTGTTATGGGAGTATTGACTTTCTTCCTCCTCCTAATTGGTGGTATACTTGCCCTCACGTGGAAAGGGCCCGAGAAAAAGGCGGTAATTCTACCGCCCCCTCCACCGGATTAATGGGGTGATACAATATGGGTGATGAATATATGGAAAGGAAATTGAGAGACTTGGAAGATAGAGTGAACAAGATTGAGATTGACCTGCGTGTACTTGAAAAGGATGTGAAGGACATAAAGGATTATTTGAAGCAGCTTTACGGGTACATACAGATGATTGCCAATCGCTAAGATTTTATATCCTTTTTCCATCTCTTTTTATGGAACTCATTAGAAAGGGCAAGGTGAAGGAGGTATATGCAATAGACCCTCAAACCCTTCTATTCGTTTTCACGGACAACATATCCGTATTCGATAAGATAATACCTTCTAAAATTCCACACAAGGGCGAAACTCTTTGCTCCACATCTTCTTTCTGGTTTGAAAAATTAAGGTATGTTGGAATAAAAAATCATTACCTGTCCTCGCATGGTAGAGAGATGATTGTTCAGAGATTCGAAATTCTGGATAAGCCAACGAGGGAGGATGTGAATTATCTCATCCCTCTTGAGTTCATAACCAGGTACTATCTGGCAGGCTCACTTTACGATAGGATAAAGAGCGGAAAAATAAATTACAAGGAACTGGGATTTAAAAACATGCCCGAGTACGGCGCCCCCTTACCAGATCCAATTTTTGAGATAACCACAAAATTTGAGGAGTACGATCGCAAGGTCTCTGTGCAAGAGGCCATGAAAATTGGGGGACTAAGTAGAGATGAAATTGAGGAGATACATCAAATCATATTGAAAATAGATTCCATGATTGACAGGGAGGTAAGAAAAAGGGGCCTGATCCACGTGGATGGGAAGAAGGAATTCGCTCTGAACAGCGAAAGGGAAATTTTTGTGGTTGATACCTTTGGCACGATGGATGAGGATCGGTGGTGGGATAGGAAAGAGTATGAGAACGGAAATATTGTTCAGTTGAGTAAGGAGTTTGTGAGGCAGTACTACCGGGTTTCAGGATACTATGAGGCCCTGAAAAAGGCCAGGGAAGAGGGCAGGGAAGAGCCACCGATTCCTCCCTTGCCCCAAGAATTGGTGGAGCGCACATCAAAACTCTACTTGGAAATGCATGAGAGAATAACGGGAAGAAAATTAGAACTGGGCCTTTAAAACGGATATGCCCTTGTTTGTTATTTCAAGGGGGTGTATGGACATGCTGTGGTTTGTACCCCTCATTTTCAGAATTTGAATGTATCTCTTTATCACGTTATCCTCCGTGCGCATTATCAAACTTATTATTCCATCCGCTGTGTAACCCACATCTTCCGGGTACTTCTCCATGGGTTTTACCTCTCCTGTTAGAAGGGTAACACCTGACCAGTTCTTGAGCAAGGTCACCAACTCAAACAGAAACTCTCTGTAATTCTCCACAAAGTTTCCCACCACATTTATAGGGTCAATGACTATTCTCTGGGGCACATATTTTGCAATGATTTCATTTATCTTTATTATGAGTTTCATTGTGTCCATTGTGCCAAGTTCCTTACCTATGTCCTCGTATATTATTGTCTCGTCCTCGATGTACTTTGGATCGAAGAACTCGTATGGGGAGATGAATCTGAGCATCCACTCGGTTTTCTCGCTGAGCGTGGATATGTACAGCCCTCTCTCGCCCCTCTTTGCTCCTTCCACCAAGAATTGAAATGCAAAGGTTGTTTTTCCGGATCCTGCTGAACCGGCAACGAGTATCACGGAGGGTGTGGGGAATCCCCCCTCAATCAGTGGATCCAGACCATTTATTCCTGAGGGAGTTCGGCTAATAGCCATTTTTCATCACCTCTTCAAAATTTATGATCTCATATTGAAAATCATTCAGAGAGTTTATTAAATCCCCCTCCTTGGATGCATCTAGGGAAAGGATAAATGAAGCACCCGCCTTTTTTGTTGTATCTGCAAAGTAATGCACAAATTTGAATAGTGAATCCCTTGCCATGTACATTCTGGCTGTGGAGACGTTGTCAATCATAACAAACTCGAAGTTCTTTAGATTCACCGAATCCCCACTTATAAATCCCCCGATCAGGTGTCTCTCCTTTCCTGTAATTTTTATAGGGAACTTAATTTTCTTGGTTTTTGAATAGGCAAGATCCACATAGGTTATGTTTCTCTGATTTATTCCCTGTATTCCCAGAAGGTACGTGAGATAGTGGTGGGGTCTTTCAAGGGTTATAACTAGTCCCCTCTTTTTGTCTATATCTGCCAGCGCCTTTATAAGAATGAGATTGCTCTTTGTGAGGTGAAGTGGCTTGACATTAACAATCACAAAACTTTTTCCCTCCATGAAAGTGGCGAGATGCTCCGAGATAAGAGATTCTTCAAGATTCATTTTCATCCAGCCACAATCTTACCACTGTACTTTTTTATGTTTCCATTTGAGAATATGAGTTCAACAATTAGCGTGTTGTCCTCAATGTGTATGTTTGCCCGCTTTATCTTTGAACGATAGTACTTCATCTTCTTACCCTTTGGAGTGGTTCTCTCCTGAACGTGGATTAGCCCTGCATTTTCAAGCATATGCAGTCTTCTGTAGCAGGCAGCAATCGGCACGTTCAGTTCCTGACTCAGATCTATGGCGCTCTTAACATCTCTGGTTGTGGCAGCGAGGATCTTTATTGCATAGCCATCCGTTAAAATTTTAACTATCCTCTCCAGGGGAACACTATCCATATTTGAACGATGGTGGGGGATTTTAAATAATTTGCATTGTGATTATCTCAAATGAAAATCAATCGCAAAAATCTTTTGAGATTTTCACGGCATATATTTTTTAAATAATCCAGCCAAGTTGCAAATATGAATGTACTATCATACTTCCTCTTGGAAACCTCTGTCGGTAACATAATGTGGCACATTCTCCTTGGATTCTTAGCCGGTATTATAATCCTGCCAAAGAGGAGGGGCAAGATTTATGGAGCACTCATACTCTCAATCATTATGGAAGCGATCACCGATGGAGCACACCTCGTAAACAAGGATATAACACACAATATGATATTCTTCCTGCAGATTCCCCTCGCCCTAATTCTCTTTGAATATATCTTTGATGCTAAGGGGAGGCATATGCCTCTGTTTCTCACCATACTGGGGATAAATCTGACCCACTTCTTCTCGGACGCCGTTCTTGAGGGAGATAGTCTTGCCATATTTTATCCCCTGACACCGCAGTGGTACACATTTAGAACAACGGTTTACGGTATCAACGCAACACTGCTCAGCGCCATTGCCCTATTTGCCATTTTCGGGCTGCTGTACTACATAAGCAGAAAGTACTACTCCACTTCCAGTTCCTGCTCATCCCCCCAGCGGAAGGAAATTCGCAGGTACAATTTCCCCTCTTTCATAACTACGGTGGCGTCCTTTATGCGGGCTTTGTAAAGGGTAATCCATTTACCCTTCTGTGTCAATTTTCTTCCCACAGCCTCTATCAGTTTCAGACGCTCAAGTTCTCTAAGCCTTCTGTAACACACTGCTATGGGTATGCCCAGCGTATTGCTTAGGGTTATTGCATCCAGAGGCCTGTGCAACGTGGCTCTTAGAATTCTCACAGAGTATGGGTCGGAGAGATGTCGAAGCACGTCCCAGGCATAGGTGTTATCCTCTACGATTCTCATCACCCCTCACATAAGGGGTACCATCTCAACGAGCAATCTCTTTTTCTCCACCCTTGTGATTAGGGCCATCACGGAATTGGAATCCTTGATCACGGGTATACCGTCCATATTCTCCAGGTACACGTTTCTCTCAACGCCCAGATGGGTTGTATCATTTTCCACCTTGCTGGGTGTTAGAAGAATGACCCTGTGCTTCATCTTAGTGGTCTCAATTAGGCGGGGCAAATCTGTCAGTTCTCTGTACATACTCTTCAGCGCATCAATGCTTATTATTGCCAAAGAGTTACTCCCCACATGATACTCTATGATGTCTGGG
This window harbors:
- the purC gene encoding phosphoribosylaminoimidazolesuccinocarboxamide synthase yields the protein MELIRKGKVKEVYAIDPQTLLFVFTDNISVFDKIIPSKIPHKGETLCSTSSFWFEKLRYVGIKNHYLSSHGREMIVQRFEILDKPTREDVNYLIPLEFITRYYLAGSLYDRIKSGKINYKELGFKNMPEYGAPLPDPIFEITTKFEEYDRKVSVQEAMKIGGLSRDEIEEIHQIILKIDSMIDREVRKRGLIHVDGKKEFALNSEREIFVVDTFGTMDEDRWWDRKEYENGNIVQLSKEFVRQYYRVSGYYEALKKAREEGREEPPIPPLPQELVERTSKLYLEMHERITGRKLELGL
- a CDS encoding ATPase domain-containing protein — encoded protein: MAISRTPSGINGLDPLIEGGFPTPSVILVAGSAGSGKTTFAFQFLVEGAKRGERGLYISTLSEKTEWMLRFISPYEFFDPKYIEDETIIYEDIGKELGTMDTMKLIIKINEIIAKYVPQRIVIDPINVVGNFVENYREFLFELVTLLKNWSGVTLLTGEVKPMEKYPEDVGYTADGIISLIMRTEDNVIKRYIQILKMRGTNHSMSIHPLEITNKGISVLKAQF
- a CDS encoding winged helix-turn-helix domain-containing protein: MDSVPLERIVKILTDGYAIKILAATTRDVKSAIDLSQELNVPIAACYRRLHMLENAGLIHVQERTTPKGKKMKYYRSKIKRANIHIEDNTLIVELIFSNGNIKKYSGKIVAG
- a CDS encoding AAA family ATPase, whose amino-acid sequence is MTRGYLNNRQKILLHLSQYSKDIDDILAPKSVTQDGIAKAIGIGRNNVPREIKKLMVSGFVRSKKLHVNGLRNKRTVYFLTERGMEESNKIKRDLKKLKITVIKPSGEREPMILKDACDKYNLSFIQCALNLDKNKNLNLIYLNKKIGGAYHSIDENLILRDFYGREEELKILRNWINSNKKILLMAGISGIGKTTLLLKFVKEYLKDRDVLFIKIESWGGVENIAHKISKFLSKIGAPKMERYLKQLPFSEDRKYEWNNILLLIRESLKNEIFIFDNVENCDENSKNFIRKIVDMVDSSKDFRVILSGTKIEDVVPISKLEYVEEIKLGEIDERDALKMLIQKGFSKDDALEVLSKYGANPLILKILSNGNYGMVRKFIFEGILKSLDKAEAEALSFISVLRKKFKLSMLLLNNIEYQTIYSLINKNILVEMEYETLSTHRSIRNFVYEHLTERKREAYHIMAAKYYEDKDVLEAVYHYARAGKTMRATMLLEENYEKYLFKRGGEIRKLAQYILNRYDDLTKEQEWQLYGIIGDTYDFAGMWEEALENYKKARSLSHKGDVEFNAKVSVKIADILGKKGKYTEASKIIKEVLKKITKIENKKIISQAYYVLGIINMKKGNTEDAKEYMLEAVKFAEQESDTESLGYAYNGLGIIEGFNKNYENAIILFEKSAEYFESCGNLPGLAKVNKNIGLVYYNLCDDRAEKYFRKTMKISEEIGDKWTLAHSYISMANWNMYKEKFFEVKVYLDRALKIFEKLNDLENLSYTYNSLGVFYAYLGDKERGKEFFDRAINLAAQIGNKRAIIEISKDAAKYLRKYGYAYIEDYEKIANGEKKVVAIVDL
- a CDS encoding DUF4064 domain-containing protein, translating into MSNEDYPATAFALTLIGAILSMIYGFVYVVIGIYVVVGFSMIDPRLAWYGSVCLIQAVIGGVLGFIGAFMMKDPDKVHTGGVLAIISAFLSVMGVLTFFLLLIGGILALTWKGPEKKAVILPPPPPD
- a CDS encoding helix-turn-helix domain-containing protein, whose product is MRIVEDNTYAWDVLRHLSDPYSVRILRATLHRPLDAITLSNTLGIPIAVCYRRLRELERLKLIEAVGRKLTQKGKWITLYKARIKDATVVMKEGKLYLRISFRWGDEQELEVE